The Oncorhynchus tshawytscha isolate Ot180627B linkage group LG18, Otsh_v2.0, whole genome shotgun sequence genome has a window encoding:
- the LOC112218105 gene encoding G-protein coupled receptor 6, producing the protein MNETFLGNDTVATATLAGKAFPCMEANYPERNGSLELSAAPQDFPINPWDIMLCMSGTVIACENSIVVAIIFYTPTMRTPMFVLIGSLATADLLAGMGLILNFVFQYVISSETISLITVGFLVASFTASISSLLAITVDRYFSLYNALTYFSEKTLHYVHLMLAGTWGVSMCLGLLPVLGWNCLDDPNSCSIVRPLTRSNVTLLAVSFFVIFILMLTLYFKICKIVCHHAHQIALQKHFFTASHYVATKKGVSTLAIILGTFGASWLPFAIYCLVGEREYPLVYTYATLLPATYNSMINPIIYAYRNAEIQRSLYVLFCGCFQTNVAYRSRSPSEV; encoded by the coding sequence ATGAACGAGACTTTCCTCGGTAACGACACTGTGGCGACAGCCACGTTGGCTGGAAAGGCTTTCCCGTGTATGGAGGCCAACTATCCAGAGAGAAACGGCAGCCTGGAACTCTCCGCCGCCCCGCAGGACTTCCCCATCAACCCGTGGGACATCATGCTTTGCATGTCGGGCACCGTCATAGCCTGTGAGAACAGCATCGTGGTGGCTATCATCTTCTATACGCCCACCATGCGCACCCCCATGTTCGTTCTCATAGGGAGCCTGGCCACTGCGGATTTACTGGCAGGCATGGGATTAATCCTCAATTTCGTGTTCCAGTACGTCATCTCCTCAGAGACTATCAGTCTTATTACTGTTGGGTTCCTAGTGGCCTCCTTCACGGCGTCCATCAGTAGCCTGCTGGCTATAACGGTGGACCGGTACTTTTCTCTCTACAACGCACTGACTTACTTCTCGGAGAAGACGCTCCACTATGTGCACCTGATGCTGGCGGGCACGTGGGGCGTGTCTATGTGCCTGGGCCTGCTACCCGTGCTGGGCTGGAACTGTCTGGACGACCCGAACTCGTGCAGCATCGTGCGCCCGCTCACTCGCAGCAACGTGACATTGTTGGCGGTCTCCTTCTTCGTCATCTTCATACTCATGCTGACTCTCTACTTCAAGATCTGCAAGATCGTATGCCACCACGCGCACCAGATCGCTCTTCAGAAGCACTTCTTCACTGCCTCGCACTACGTGGCCACCAAGAAGGGCGTGTCCACGCTGGCCATCATCCTGGGCACCTTCGGCGCGAGCTGGCTGCCCTTCGCTATTTACTGCCTGGTGGGAGAGCGCGAATACCCGTTGGTGTACACGTACGCCACGCTGCTTCCGGCCACCTACAACTCCATGATCAACCCAATCATCTACGCCTACCGTAATGCCGAGATCCAGCGCTCGCTCTACGTCCTTTTCTGCGGCTGCTTTCAGACCAACGTAGCCTACCGCTCCAGGTCACCCAGTGAAGTTTAG